The following proteins come from a genomic window of Nostoc sp. TCL26-01:
- a CDS encoding nicotinate phosphoribosyltransferase, which produces MAISKMLAGIAQYISDISAAIMRIFSPTDDAYPNIGVQPFTGSPYKKRTADAW; this is translated from the coding sequence ATGGCTATTTCTAAAATGCTTGCTGGCATCGCTCAATATATTTCAGATATTTCTGCGGCCATAATGCGGATTTTTAGCCCCACAGATGATGCTTATCCAAATATAGGCGTACAACCATTTACAGGTTCGCCATACAAAAAACGCACAGCAGATGCTTGGTAA
- a CDS encoding nicotinate phosphoribosyltransferase — translation MMTFPTRDIHQNSELNVSAADYSLLTDLYQLTMAACYVGEGVEQKRASFELFVRRSPEGFGYLIAMGLAQALEYLEKLSFSPAQIAALQATGIFAQAGEQFWSLLREGRFTGDVWAVPEGTAVFANEPLLRVEAPLWQAQLVETYLLNTLNYQTLVATKAARIRDVAGEQATLLEFGTRRAFSPQGSLWAARAALAGGLDATSNVLAALQLGQQPSGTMAHALVMALSAMEGSEEQAFTAFHRYFPGAPLLIDTYDTVAAAQKLATQVNAGKMTLSGVRLDSGDLVDLSKKVRSLLPEVTIFASGDLDEWEIAKLKAAGAEIDGYGLGTKLVTGSPVNGVYKLVEVDNIPVMKKSSGKVTYPGRKQIFRSFTDGQIKADRLGLITDTPHTGETPLLQLVVKAGQRLQPPETIAAIRQRTANSVASLPEQTRHLNHPISVPVEIASTLGDLTEQTSKGE, via the coding sequence ATGATGACTTTCCCCACCAGGGATATCCACCAGAACTCAGAACTCAACGTCTCTGCTGCTGATTACAGCCTGTTAACCGACTTGTATCAGTTAACAATGGCGGCTTGTTATGTAGGCGAAGGCGTAGAACAAAAAAGGGCTAGCTTTGAGTTATTCGTTAGGCGATCGCCAGAAGGTTTTGGCTATTTAATAGCGATGGGTTTAGCACAAGCCCTGGAATATTTAGAAAAGTTAAGCTTTAGCCCAGCACAGATAGCTGCATTACAAGCCACAGGCATTTTTGCCCAAGCAGGTGAACAATTTTGGTCATTGCTAAGAGAAGGACGTTTTACTGGGGATGTCTGGGCAGTTCCGGAAGGGACAGCAGTGTTTGCCAACGAACCACTGTTACGGGTGGAAGCACCGCTTTGGCAAGCACAGTTAGTAGAAACCTATCTATTAAATACACTGAACTACCAAACCTTAGTAGCCACAAAAGCAGCCCGTATCCGGGATGTAGCGGGTGAACAAGCCACACTTTTAGAATTTGGCACAAGACGAGCATTTAGTCCCCAAGGCTCTTTATGGGCAGCACGAGCAGCCTTAGCCGGCGGATTAGATGCCACCTCCAATGTGTTAGCAGCGCTACAACTGGGACAACAACCAAGTGGTACGATGGCTCACGCCTTGGTTATGGCGTTGTCAGCGATGGAAGGTAGTGAAGAACAAGCCTTTACTGCATTCCATCGCTATTTTCCCGGTGCGCCATTATTAATTGATACTTATGATACGGTGGCGGCTGCCCAGAAATTAGCAACACAAGTCAATGCTGGCAAAATGACATTATCTGGTGTCAGACTGGATTCTGGCGATTTAGTGGACTTATCAAAAAAAGTGCGATCGCTCCTACCAGAGGTGACAATTTTTGCTAGTGGTGACTTAGATGAATGGGAAATCGCCAAACTCAAAGCCGCAGGTGCAGAGATCGATGGTTACGGACTAGGAACCAAACTAGTCACAGGTTCCCCCGTCAATGGAGTCTATAAACTCGTAGAAGTTGACAACATTCCCGTGATGAAAAAGTCCAGTGGTAAGGTAACATACCCAGGACGCAAACAAATTTTTAGGTCATTTACAGACGGACAAATCAAAGCCGACAGACTGGGATTAATTACCGATACACCCCACACTGGCGAAACACCCCTGTTGCAACTAGTAGTCAAAGCAGGACAACGACTCCAACCACCAGAAACCATAGCTGCAATTCGCCAACGCACAGCTAATTCAGTAGCCAGCCTACCAGAACAAACAAGACATCTAAATCATCCCATCTCAGTACCAGTGGAGATTGCCAGTACGTTAGGTGATTTGACAGAACAAACGAGTAAAGGGGAGTGA
- a CDS encoding NUDIX domain-containing protein, with translation MPGRTHKKFSTPLNQQPLADFKVGVDNVIFSVDTDKNRLLVLLVMRQQEPFLNYWSLPGTLVRQGESLEDAAYRIMAEKIRVKNLYLEQLYTFGGPNRDPREGIDSYGVRYLSVSYFALVRFEEAELIADGVTGIAWYPVKEVPKLAFDHQEILAYGHRRLRNKLEYSPVAFEVLPEMFTLNDLYQLYTTVLGENFSDYSNFRARLLKLGFLSETGIKVSRGAGRPASLYKFNAAAFAPFKDKPLVFI, from the coding sequence ATGCCAGGACGCACTCACAAAAAGTTTTCAACTCCGTTAAATCAACAACCTTTGGCCGATTTTAAGGTTGGTGTAGATAATGTAATTTTCTCTGTGGATACTGACAAGAATCGGCTATTAGTTCTGTTAGTAATGCGACAGCAAGAACCATTTTTAAATTATTGGAGTCTTCCTGGTACTTTGGTACGACAAGGAGAGTCTTTAGAAGATGCTGCTTATCGCATTATGGCTGAGAAAATTAGAGTGAAAAATCTCTATTTAGAACAGTTATATACCTTTGGCGGCCCGAATCGCGATCCTAGAGAAGGAATTGATAGTTACGGTGTACGTTACTTATCAGTTAGTTACTTTGCCCTTGTCAGATTTGAAGAAGCCGAATTAATCGCTGATGGTGTGACTGGTATTGCTTGGTATCCAGTGAAAGAAGTCCCCAAATTAGCTTTTGATCATCAGGAAATTTTAGCTTATGGACATAGAAGATTACGCAACAAATTAGAGTATAGCCCAGTTGCTTTTGAAGTCTTACCAGAAATGTTTACGTTGAATGATTTATATCAGTTATACACAACAGTTTTAGGGGAAAACTTCTCAGATTACTCCAACTTTCGGGCGCGGCTTCTCAAGTTAGGATTTTTATCGGAAACCGGCATTAAAGTATCACGAGGCGCAGGTCGTCCAGCCAGTTTATACAAATTTAACGCCGCAGCTTTTGCCCCCTTTAAAGATAAGCCTTTGGTATTTATTTAG
- a CDS encoding nicotinate-nucleotide adenylyltransferase: protein MNKIALFGTSADPPTAGHQKILRWLSEHYDYVAVWAADNPFKSHQTLLAHRAAMLQLLIADIDTLRQNIALEQELSSFRTLETLEKAKLRWPVETEFTLVIGSDLLSQLPRWYRIEELLQQVQLLVVPRPGYAMDGSSLETLQHLGGKIAIASLTGLDVSSSAYREHGDTEALTPPIAAYIHQQHLYKCQDALTKSFQLR, encoded by the coding sequence ATGAACAAAATCGCTTTATTTGGGACTAGTGCAGACCCGCCGACGGCTGGACATCAAAAGATTCTGCGGTGGTTGTCTGAGCATTATGATTATGTAGCAGTTTGGGCTGCTGATAATCCGTTTAAATCTCACCAGACATTGTTAGCACATCGGGCGGCGATGTTGCAACTGTTGATTGCGGATATTGACACACTGAGACAGAATATTGCGCTAGAACAGGAATTAAGTAGCTTTAGAACCTTGGAAACATTGGAAAAAGCGAAATTACGCTGGCCTGTAGAGACAGAATTTACTTTGGTAATTGGTTCAGATTTATTGAGTCAGTTACCGCGCTGGTATCGAATTGAAGAATTATTACAGCAGGTGCAACTCTTGGTTGTACCGCGACCAGGATATGCAATGGATGGGTCTAGTCTAGAAACCTTACAACATCTGGGAGGCAAAATTGCGATCGCCAGTCTCACTGGTTTAGATGTTTCCTCTAGCGCGTATCGTGAACACGGAGATACGGAAGCCCTCACACCCCCTATAGCTGCTTATATTCATCAACAGCATTTGTACAAATGCCAGGACGCACTCACAAAAAGTTTTCAACTCCGTTAA
- a CDS encoding protein kinase, whose amino-acid sequence MTSILLNNRYQVIQVLGAGGFGETFLAEDTHMPSRRRCVIKQLKPIANDPQTYEMMQQRFEREAATLEFLGEHSDQIPRLHAYFSENGQFYLVQEWVHGQTLRDLVDTNGYQSESTVRAILLSLLSVLDYVHSKGIIHRDIKPDNIILRGVDQKPVLIDFGAVKETIRSVASSPGYVTRSLVIGTPGYMPSEQAIGRPVYASDIYSLGLTAIYLLTGKNPEELQTNLQTGEILWQNYAPHISADLAMVLNQAIKPQAGDRYSTASKMLYALSTTTPATIPPTNPPTQQTQALATPQIQPQRDKQRSIWMFASLLIGGLIAGVALSTLTRQSPSEAPIVNDAIPSPASPTPIATSTTPAVVTQEPSSTLSPRQNRPINSSPPPISTPENEPITTDNPTSPVQPTSPPEIENRTVVVPTTEANLPSPKKPQNENQASTNRPSVPAFPTGTSRSTVEASLGKPNRDLRGVWGNTRAVVYELVPNQVDLGYLFDRQSGVLKQTEVSFAQSVDPQVMQATLNGMLNGQASTKIQQGLQQIQQRQLDNFSFSAGAVKGQIVRQNCDLIYISIWDADLHDFVSPSSAKQC is encoded by the coding sequence ATGACATCTATTCTGCTGAACAATCGCTATCAAGTTATTCAGGTACTCGGTGCTGGTGGGTTTGGAGAAACCTTTTTGGCGGAAGATACCCATATGCCTTCCCGCCGTCGCTGCGTGATTAAGCAACTCAAACCCATCGCTAATGACCCACAAACCTATGAAATGATGCAACAGAGGTTTGAGAGGGAAGCCGCAACTTTAGAGTTTCTGGGTGAACATAGTGACCAAATTCCCAGACTTCATGCTTATTTTTCAGAGAATGGGCAGTTTTACTTAGTTCAAGAATGGGTTCATGGTCAAACCTTGAGAGATTTGGTTGACACCAACGGATATCAGAGTGAAAGTACTGTGCGGGCGATTTTGTTGAGTTTGTTGTCAGTATTAGATTACGTCCACAGTAAAGGCATTATTCACCGGGATATCAAGCCTGATAATATTATTCTTCGTGGTGTTGATCAAAAACCAGTTTTAATTGATTTTGGTGCAGTTAAGGAAACGATTCGATCAGTAGCTAGTTCTCCAGGATATGTTACGCGATCGCTGGTGATTGGGACACCAGGATATATGCCTAGTGAACAAGCCATCGGTAGACCAGTGTACGCCAGCGATATCTACAGTTTAGGTTTGACAGCAATTTATCTATTAACTGGCAAAAACCCAGAAGAACTACAAACTAACTTGCAAACTGGGGAGATTCTCTGGCAAAATTATGCACCGCATATTTCTGCTGATTTAGCAATGGTGTTAAATCAGGCAATTAAACCCCAAGCAGGCGATCGCTACAGTACTGCCAGTAAAATGCTGTATGCTTTATCTACCACTACACCTGCAACCATCCCTCCCACTAATCCACCCACCCAACAAACCCAAGCATTAGCTACTCCCCAAATCCAGCCTCAACGCGACAAACAAAGGTCGATTTGGATGTTTGCTAGTTTACTCATAGGTGGTTTAATAGCTGGGGTAGCTCTATCTACGCTGACTCGTCAATCACCATCTGAAGCACCTATTGTCAATGATGCTATCCCCTCACCAGCATCTCCGACTCCCATTGCCACATCCACAACCCCTGCTGTTGTTACTCAGGAACCAAGTAGTACTTTATCACCACGTCAAAACCGTCCTATAAACTCCAGTCCTCCCCCGATATCAACACCAGAAAACGAACCCATCACCACAGATAATCCCACATCTCCAGTCCAACCAACATCACCACCAGAAATAGAAAACCGCACTGTTGTCGTACCTACAACGGAGGCTAATTTACCATCACCAAAAAAGCCTCAAAACGAAAACCAAGCAAGTACAAACAGGCCAAGCGTCCCCGCATTTCCCACAGGGACATCAAGAAGCACGGTAGAGGCAAGTCTCGGAAAGCCAAATAGAGATTTACGAGGCGTTTGGGGTAATACCCGTGCTGTCGTTTATGAATTAGTTCCTAACCAAGTTGACTTGGGCTATTTATTTGATCGTCAATCTGGTGTACTAAAACAAACAGAAGTCAGTTTTGCCCAATCTGTAGATCCCCAAGTCATGCAAGCTACGTTAAATGGGATGTTAAATGGACAAGCCAGCACCAAAATACAGCAAGGATTACAACAAATACAACAACGCCAGTTAGATAATTTTAGTTTTAGTGCAGGTGCAGTGAAAGGGCAGATCGTGCGGCAAAATTGTGATTTGATTTACATCAGTATTTGGGATGCAGATTTACATGATTTTGTCAGTCCGTCGTCAGCTAAACAGTGTTGA
- a CDS encoding NAD+ synthase: MKIAIAQINPIIGDLSGNAQKIQEMAQRAVKEGARLLLTPELSLCGYPPRDLLLNPSFVDAMAMTLQQLARDLPVNLAVLVGTVAPNCQADITGDKSLFNSMALLENGQIKQSFHKRLLPTYDVFDEHRYFAAGLEANYFTLDNIQIGVTICEDLWNDEEFWGKRSYAVNPIAELAVLGVDLIVNLSASPYSLGKPRFRETMLQHSAIRFQQPLIYANQVGGNDDLIFDGHSFAVNRQGETICRANGFATDLVTVEFDAGQRDLQLSSVVPASPSEDEEIWQALVLGVRDYAEKCRFSQVLLGLSGGIDSSLVAAIATAALGKENVLGVLMPSPYSSEHSISDALALAENLGIKTQILPIGELMQSFDHSLAGLFAGTEFGLAEENIQSRIRGNLLMAIANKFGYLLLSTGNKSEMAVGYCTLYGDMNGGLAVIADVPKTRVYSLCDWLNRNGEIIPQNVITKPPSAELKPGQVDQDSLPPYEILDDILQRLINHHQSAAQIVAAGHEVVVVNRVIQMVARAEFKRRQAPPGLKITDRAFGTGWRMPIASNWVGIKNTDQNTSISTPTVGC, from the coding sequence ATGAAAATTGCGATCGCTCAAATTAACCCCATCATTGGTGACTTATCTGGAAATGCCCAGAAAATTCAGGAAATGGCACAACGGGCAGTCAAAGAAGGTGCGAGACTTTTATTGACACCAGAACTTTCTTTATGTGGCTATCCTCCACGGGATTTATTACTCAATCCTAGTTTTGTAGACGCTATGGCAATGACTCTACAGCAATTAGCGAGGGATTTGCCTGTAAATTTAGCTGTGTTAGTTGGTACGGTTGCACCAAATTGCCAAGCAGATATTACTGGTGATAAGTCTCTATTTAATAGTATGGCTTTATTGGAAAATGGCCAAATCAAGCAATCATTTCATAAAAGATTATTGCCAACTTATGATGTCTTTGATGAACATCGCTATTTTGCAGCCGGATTAGAAGCTAATTATTTCACTCTAGATAATATTCAAATCGGCGTAACAATTTGCGAGGATTTATGGAACGATGAGGAATTTTGGGGTAAGCGGAGTTATGCAGTTAATCCTATTGCTGAGTTAGCAGTTTTGGGTGTGGATTTAATTGTCAATTTATCGGCATCACCTTACAGTTTAGGTAAGCCGCGCTTTCGAGAAACCATGCTGCAACATAGCGCTATCAGGTTTCAGCAACCACTAATTTATGCTAACCAAGTCGGTGGCAATGATGATTTGATTTTTGATGGTCACAGTTTTGCTGTGAATCGTCAAGGCGAAACCATATGTCGTGCTAATGGTTTTGCCACCGATTTAGTAACTGTAGAATTTGACGCAGGGCAACGCGATTTACAATTAAGTTCTGTTGTTCCGGCATCTCCATCAGAAGATGAGGAAATTTGGCAAGCTTTAGTTTTAGGAGTACGAGACTATGCCGAAAAGTGTCGTTTTTCTCAAGTATTGTTGGGTTTAAGTGGGGGGATCGATTCTTCTTTAGTAGCGGCAATTGCCACTGCGGCATTAGGCAAAGAAAATGTCTTGGGTGTGTTAATGCCTTCTCCTTATAGTTCTGAACATTCTATTAGTGATGCTTTAGCACTGGCAGAAAATTTGGGCATCAAAACCCAAATATTACCCATAGGGGAATTGATGCAAAGCTTTGATCATAGTTTAGCCGGGTTGTTTGCTGGTACAGAATTTGGTTTGGCTGAGGAAAATATTCAGTCACGGATTCGGGGTAATTTATTAATGGCGATCGCTAATAAATTTGGCTACCTATTATTATCCACCGGCAACAAGTCAGAAATGGCAGTCGGTTACTGCACCCTCTACGGTGACATGAACGGTGGTTTAGCCGTCATTGCTGATGTCCCCAAAACTCGTGTCTACTCTCTGTGTGACTGGCTAAACCGCAACGGTGAAATTATTCCCCAAAACGTAATTACCAAACCACCAAGCGCTGAACTCAAACCCGGTCAAGTTGACCAAGATTCCCTACCTCCCTATGAAATATTAGACGACATTTTGCAGCGCCTGATTAATCACCACCAATCAGCAGCGCAAATAGTCGCCGCCGGTCACGAAGTTGTGGTGGTCAACCGAGTTATACAAATGGTGGCCAGGGCAGAATTTAAGCGCCGACAAGCACCTCCAGGTTTAAAAATCACCGACCGCGCCTTCGGTACTGGCTGGCGAATGCCAATTGCTAGCAACTGGGTAGGTATAAAAAATACTGATCAAAATACCTCTATCTCTACTCCTACCGTTGGCTGTTGA
- a CDS encoding PAS domain S-box protein has product MNIESRDEFSATITQLEQELNKYRNFSQFFDISVDILCIAGFDGYFKQMNLAGEKILGYSQKELLSTAFMDMVHPDDRAATLAEMGKLSQGVRVFRFENRYRRKDGSYCWLSWTSVAHDDLVYAVARDVSEYKAKEAALHQQEIQYRSIFETVSDGISVLNLDTGKIVAVNPAFCQMHGYSQVEFSTLNPTDYIHPNSYETLAEFIKTVKAGGEFHAQATDVRKDGTCFDIEVTGKLFDYNGKPHALSVVRDISERKQIEAQLRQQTQDLEQTLQELKRTHTQMIQAEKMSSLGQLVAGVAHEINNPVNFIHGNLNYIEEHSQDLLRVIQFYQQKTTNYDSEFQALFEEIDLEYIKDDLPKILNSMKIGTQRIRQIVLSLRTFSRMDEAEFKAVDIHAGIDSTLMILQHRLKEQSNRPGIQIIKEYGDLPLVECYAGQLNQVFMNILANALDALEEGMNSKEWDVGNRENPTINIRTSVCSSHWVKIAIADNGMGMTEEIQTKVFNPFFTTKPVGKGTGMGMSLSYQIITEKHGGKLQCHSQLGQGTEFVIEIPWRQ; this is encoded by the coding sequence ATGAACATCGAATCTAGAGATGAATTCAGTGCTACCATCACCCAACTTGAGCAAGAACTGAATAAATATCGCAACTTTTCACAATTCTTTGATATTTCTGTTGATATACTTTGCATTGCCGGCTTCGATGGCTATTTTAAGCAAATGAATCTGGCGGGTGAAAAAATCCTTGGGTACTCTCAAAAAGAACTACTGTCAACTGCTTTCATGGATATGGTACATCCTGATGACCGAGCAGCTACATTGGCAGAAATGGGAAAGTTGAGTCAAGGTGTGCGGGTTTTTCGATTTGAAAATCGCTATCGTCGCAAAGATGGTTCTTACTGTTGGTTATCTTGGACTTCTGTTGCTCATGATGATTTAGTTTATGCTGTAGCACGAGATGTATCTGAGTATAAAGCCAAAGAAGCAGCTTTACATCAACAAGAAATTCAGTATCGCAGTATTTTTGAGACTGTCAGCGATGGTATTAGTGTTCTCAATTTAGATACGGGTAAAATTGTGGCTGTTAATCCGGCTTTTTGCCAAATGCACGGCTATTCTCAGGTGGAATTTTCCACGCTTAATCCTACAGATTATATTCATCCTAATTCCTATGAAACACTAGCAGAATTTATCAAAACAGTTAAGGCTGGAGGTGAGTTTCATGCTCAAGCAACAGATGTTCGCAAAGATGGCACTTGTTTTGATATAGAAGTCACAGGTAAATTGTTTGACTATAATGGCAAGCCTCACGCCCTTTCTGTGGTACGAGATATTAGTGAGCGTAAACAAATTGAAGCCCAACTCAGACAACAAACACAAGATTTAGAACAAACTCTACAAGAACTCAAACGTACTCATACACAAATGATTCAAGCAGAAAAAATGTCCAGTCTTGGACAATTAGTTGCTGGAGTCGCTCACGAAATTAATAATCCTGTCAATTTTATTCACGGTAATCTCAACTATATTGAAGAACATAGTCAAGACCTCTTACGAGTTATTCAATTTTATCAACAAAAAACTACCAATTATGACTCAGAATTTCAGGCATTGTTTGAGGAAATTGACCTGGAATACATTAAAGATGACTTACCAAAAATCTTAAACTCCATGAAAATTGGTACTCAACGCATCCGGCAAATTGTCTTGTCTTTACGTACCTTTTCGCGCATGGATGAAGCTGAGTTTAAAGCAGTAGATATCCACGCAGGTATTGATAGTACTCTGATGATTTTACAACATCGCCTCAAGGAACAATCAAACCGTCCAGGAATTCAAATTATTAAAGAATACGGTGATTTGCCATTGGTAGAATGTTATGCTGGACAACTTAATCAGGTATTTATGAATATTTTGGCAAATGCTCTTGATGCTTTAGAAGAGGGAATGAATAGTAAAGAATGGGACGTAGGAAATAGGGAAAACCCGACAATTAATATTAGGACTTCAGTGTGTAGTTCTCATTGGGTGAAAATTGCGATCGCTGACAATGGTATGGGGATGACAGAAGAAATTCAAACAAAAGTGTTTAATCCATTTTTTACTACTAAACCTGTAGGCAAAGGAACAGGTATGGGAATGTCCCTGAGTTACCAAATCATCACCGAAAAACATGGTGGAAAATTGCAATGTCACTCTCAACTTGGCCAAGGTACAGAATTTGTGATTGAGATTCCTTGGAGGCAGTGA